From Deinococcus terrestris, the proteins below share one genomic window:
- a CDS encoding Ig-like domain-containing protein, protein MKTNFCLPLLGSALLLASCGGGTPQPATDRTAPTVSLNAAQSGTTVNLTASASDNVGVTRVEFYRGETLIYTDTDAPYTSSFAVTSSDNGQLNVSARAYDAAGNQGWAVADSSTGQIIQGGAMILFDELQNSGRTVAIGAYTNDAQTQTGASLLGPITAAGELETFFSYDLNADDPRAYLVASDDDGRLENYEGDPTFFGAGALVDRVTQQPNRAVYVALVQVSSDVPNELTAQAAAKTDARALAAQTVQRQFRTGANLQAQALEVSGIRQQALNLLERR, encoded by the coding sequence GTGAAGACCAACTTCTGTCTGCCTCTCCTGGGTTCTGCCCTGCTGCTTGCCTCGTGCGGCGGAGGAACTCCGCAACCTGCCACAGACCGCACGGCGCCCACCGTCAGCCTCAATGCCGCCCAGAGCGGCACGACCGTCAATCTCACGGCCAGCGCCAGCGATAACGTCGGCGTGACGCGGGTGGAGTTCTACCGGGGCGAGACCCTGATTTACACGGACACCGACGCGCCATACACCTCTAGCTTCGCTGTCACCAGCAGCGACAACGGCCAGCTCAACGTGAGTGCGCGGGCCTACGACGCGGCCGGTAACCAGGGCTGGGCCGTGGCAGATAGCAGCACCGGGCAGATCATTCAGGGGGGAGCCATGATCCTCTTTGACGAGTTGCAAAACTCGGGCCGCACGGTGGCGATTGGCGCCTACACCAACGACGCGCAGACCCAGACGGGAGCGAGCCTACTCGGCCCCATCACGGCAGCGGGCGAACTGGAGACCTTCTTCTCCTACGATCTGAATGCCGATGATCCGCGTGCCTATCTGGTGGCGAGCGACGACGACGGGCGCCTGGAAAACTACGAGGGCGACCCCACCTTCTTCGGCGCAGGTGCCCTTGTTGACCGGGTCACCCAGCAGCCTAACCGAGCAGTCTATGTCGCCCTCGTGCAGGTGAGCAGCGATGTACCCAACGAGCTGACCGCACAGGCTGCCGCCAAGACGGACGCCCGCGCCCTGGCCGCCCAGACTGTTCAGCGCCAGTTCCGCACTGGGGCGAACCTCCAGGCCCAGGCTTTGGAGGTGTCCGGCATCCGGCAGCAAGCCCTGAACCTCCTCGAACGCCGCTAA
- a CDS encoding thiolase family protein, translating to MRDAVIVSAVRTPVGRGVKGTLANTRPDDLAALVLSEAVKRAGVDPSIVEDVYMGCAIPEAEQGLNVARMAALRAGMPDSVGGVTINRFCSSGLQTIAMAAAAIQTGQADVMLAGGVESMSMVPMTGHNPSPNPDLVDERPGAYIGMGLTAENVAAKYGVSREDQDAFALRSHQRAAAAQDSGRFDAEIIPVPVQVDRVKGTKIKSETVTFDKDELIRRDANLEDMAKVRPAFKATGSVSAANSSPFSDGAAAVLVMSAEKAQELGVKPLAKFLGFAVAGVEPELMGIGPVKAVPKVLAQTGLTLDDIDLIELNEAFAAQSLAVARELGFDEEKMNVNGGAIALGHPLGCSGAKLTATAIYELRRRGGGKALITMCIGGGMGAAGVIEVYPEGAEGEQAAD from the coding sequence ATGCGTGATGCTGTTATCGTTTCTGCCGTTCGTACCCCCGTGGGGCGCGGCGTCAAAGGCACCCTCGCCAACACCCGCCCCGACGACCTCGCCGCCCTCGTGCTCTCCGAGGCCGTGAAGCGTGCGGGCGTGGACCCCTCCATCGTGGAGGACGTGTACATGGGCTGCGCCATCCCCGAGGCCGAGCAGGGCCTGAACGTGGCCCGCATGGCCGCGCTGCGGGCCGGAATGCCCGACTCGGTGGGCGGCGTGACGATCAACCGCTTCTGCTCCAGCGGCCTCCAGACCATCGCCATGGCGGCGGCGGCGATCCAGACCGGGCAGGCGGACGTGATGCTCGCAGGCGGCGTGGAGAGCATGAGCATGGTGCCCATGACCGGCCACAACCCCAGCCCCAACCCCGACCTCGTGGACGAGCGCCCCGGCGCCTACATCGGCATGGGCCTGACCGCCGAGAACGTGGCCGCCAAATACGGCGTGAGCCGCGAGGACCAGGACGCCTTTGCCCTCCGCAGCCACCAGCGGGCCGCCGCCGCGCAGGACTCCGGCCGGTTCGACGCCGAGATCATCCCCGTGCCCGTGCAGGTAGACAGGGTGAAGGGCACCAAGATCAAGTCCGAGACCGTTACCTTCGACAAGGACGAGCTGATCCGCCGCGACGCCAACCTGGAGGACATGGCAAAAGTCCGCCCGGCCTTCAAGGCGACCGGCTCGGTGAGTGCCGCCAACTCCAGCCCCTTCAGCGACGGGGCCGCCGCCGTCCTCGTGATGAGCGCGGAAAAGGCGCAGGAACTCGGCGTGAAGCCGCTGGCGAAGTTCCTCGGCTTCGCGGTGGCGGGCGTGGAGCCGGAACTCATGGGCATCGGCCCCGTGAAGGCCGTGCCGAAGGTGCTCGCGCAGACGGGCCTGACCCTGGACGACATCGACCTGATCGAGCTGAACGAGGCGTTTGCGGCCCAGAGCCTCGCCGTGGCCCGCGAGCTGGGCTTCGACGAGGAGAAGATGAACGTGAACGGCGGCGCCATCGCGCTGGGGCACCCGCTGGGCTGCTCGGGCGCCAAGCTCACGGCGACCGCGATCTACGAGCTGCGGCGCCGGGGCGGCGGCAAGGCGTTGATCACCATGTGCATCGGCGGCGGCATGGGCGCGGCGGGCGTGATCGAGGTCTATCCGGAGGGGGCGGAAGGCGAGCAGGCGGCCGACTGA
- a CDS encoding HNH endonuclease has product MTDSPPGQQCIFCLNFFQELTDEHIIPDAIGGSLVIRRVCKDCNSYLGSKVDVHLVSNFLVEIVRFQKGLTGRRKNLKHPLSYGKLVSDPNVGIKWEIGEEAPGKLILDTNVKYYTDENGAQRVAISLDATKEVELPEILEKIAARMLKKGLEMDPASVTPIHRSTENPEVSFTHTINLIGIDQAVLKIVYEIASEELGSDYIQSESSKRLRKFIMNPSANLSDLAELKLRGQMDFLSKFRDIFDFVKSDHLIAIIGQPAKAIYVRIFDFYGALVLIDDDADIGSEHIESTKFVEFDVVVPSHSILNMSQVLSKHLPES; this is encoded by the coding sequence ATGACAGATTCCCCACCTGGGCAGCAGTGCATTTTTTGCCTAAACTTTTTCCAAGAACTTACTGATGAGCATATAATTCCTGATGCTATTGGTGGCAGCTTGGTGATTAGGCGTGTTTGCAAAGATTGTAACAGCTATCTTGGTTCAAAGGTTGATGTCCACCTTGTCTCAAACTTTCTGGTGGAGATCGTTCGCTTCCAGAAAGGTTTGACCGGCAGAAGAAAAAACCTGAAGCACCCCCTCTCATATGGAAAGTTAGTGAGTGATCCAAACGTAGGTATCAAGTGGGAGATTGGGGAAGAGGCGCCAGGGAAGCTTATTCTCGATACAAACGTCAAATACTACACAGATGAAAATGGCGCTCAGCGTGTTGCCATATCTCTTGATGCAACCAAAGAAGTTGAGCTTCCCGAAATTCTGGAAAAGATTGCCGCTAGAATGCTGAAAAAGGGTCTTGAAATGGACCCAGCAAGTGTCACACCTATACACAGATCGACGGAGAATCCCGAGGTTAGTTTTACCCACACCATAAATTTGATAGGTATAGACCAAGCGGTTCTCAAAATAGTGTACGAAATCGCTTCTGAGGAACTTGGTAGCGATTACATACAATCGGAAAGCAGTAAGCGCCTCAGAAAATTTATTATGAATCCCTCAGCTAACTTAAGCGACCTTGCTGAACTCAAGCTGCGAGGGCAGATGGACTTTTTAAGCAAGTTTAGGGACATCTTCGACTTCGTGAAATCCGACCATCTGATAGCCATCATAGGGCAACCAGCCAAGGCTATCTACGTAAGAATATTTGACTTCTACGGAGCTTTAGTTCTTATTGATGACGATGCAGATATAGGATCAGAACACATTGAAAGTACTAAGTTTGTTGAATTTGACGTTGTTGTTCCGTCGCATTCAATCCTGAATATGAGCCAAGTCCTATCGAAACACCTGCCGGAGAGCTAG
- a CDS encoding alpha/beta hydrolase family protein, producing MQRRFSIPDRLRHVRKRRVAAWAALGYAALLAVGAFVGAEITLRSKTRWVKGAFVPVGRRGNSVYLPASPETLSRGVIGIVPLRPNRGHAILGPAKIAGTLVRREVQEERGVLPNGALAWVSSFVYNGTPAQLGVEYENTAISTPLGDMPAWHIPPVSGERDAIVIVVHGHGGQRSQALRMLPALRRTGAGSLFVTFRNAFGAPRSGNGYHTLGDEEAEDVLAALEWAKEAGYRRAVLYGFSMGGNIVLSVLRDKHEPFPLPVLGVMLDCPVLDWRATIRWQGQRYGLPPFVARHVATFVQYVVTRRSGQDFDAVDQIRAAPGFKVPILLWHGTRDRTIPVGQADALAAARPDLVEYHRVEGAKHIRCWNLDPAGYDAALERFVALVLEEVKV from the coding sequence ATGCAACGACGTTTCTCTATCCCTGACCGTCTGCGCCACGTCCGCAAGCGCCGTGTCGCCGCCTGGGCCGCCCTGGGCTACGCCGCCCTGCTGGCGGTCGGGGCCTTCGTCGGCGCCGAGATCACCCTGCGGTCCAAGACGCGCTGGGTGAAGGGGGCGTTCGTGCCGGTGGGGCGGCGGGGGAACTCGGTCTACCTGCCCGCCTCGCCGGAAACCCTCTCACGCGGGGTCATCGGCATCGTGCCGCTGCGGCCCAACCGGGGGCACGCGATCCTGGGTCCGGCGAAGATCGCGGGGACGCTCGTGCGGCGCGAGGTTCAGGAGGAGCGCGGCGTGCTGCCGAACGGCGCCCTCGCGTGGGTGTCCTCCTTCGTCTACAACGGCACCCCGGCGCAACTGGGCGTGGAGTACGAGAACACGGCCATCAGCACGCCGCTGGGAGACATGCCCGCCTGGCACATCCCGCCTGTCTCGGGCGAGCGCGACGCCATCGTGATCGTCGTCCACGGGCACGGCGGCCAGCGTTCGCAGGCGCTCAGGATGCTTCCGGCGTTGCGGCGCACAGGCGCGGGGTCCCTCTTCGTCACCTTCCGCAATGCCTTCGGTGCCCCGCGCTCCGGGAACGGCTATCACACCCTGGGCGACGAGGAGGCCGAGGACGTGCTCGCTGCCCTGGAGTGGGCGAAGGAAGCGGGCTACCGGCGGGCGGTGCTGTACGGCTTTTCGATGGGCGGCAACATCGTCCTGAGCGTGTTGCGTGACAAGCACGAGCCGTTCCCCCTCCCCGTCCTGGGCGTGATGCTCGACTGCCCGGTGCTCGACTGGCGAGCGACCATCCGCTGGCAGGGGCAGCGGTACGGCCTGCCGCCCTTCGTGGCGCGGCATGTGGCGACCTTCGTGCAGTACGTCGTCACCCGCCGCTCCGGGCAGGACTTCGACGCGGTGGACCAGATCAGGGCCGCCCCTGGTTTCAAGGTGCCCATCCTCCTGTGGCACGGCACCCGCGACCGCACCATTCCGGTGGGGCAGGCCGACGCCCTCGCCGCCGCCCGCCCCGATCTGGTGGAGTACCACCGGGTCGAGGGAGCCAAGCACATCCGCTGCTGGAACCTCGACCCGGCGGGGTACGACGCGGCGTTGGAGAGGTTTGTGGCGCTTGTGTTGGAGGAGGTGAAGGTATGA
- a CDS encoding 3-hydroxyacyl-CoA dehydrogenase/enoyl-CoA hydratase family protein: MQTQPYRIQKAAVIGAGVMGAAIAAQLANAGIPVTLLDIVLPDNPDRNFLAKQGIQRALKARPAAFMDPARAALITPGNLEDDLKKLKDADWILEAIIEKLDAKRDLWARVEGVAKKTAIISSNSSGIPMHLQIEGRSEDFQRRFVGAHFFNPPRYLHLLEVIPTPKTDPAVLEAFSEFGENVLGKGIVVANDVPGFVANRIGVYGIIRAMQHMERTGLTPDEVDQLTGPALGRAKSATFRTADLSGLDIIYHVANDLGKATPDDEDFTLTDTFRRIVEEKKFLGDKTGSGFYKKTKDEKGKTKILSLNLDTLEYEDRGKVKVPAVEAVKSQPLAARVKALYGAEGKEGDFLRGVMNDGFWYAAKMAGHVSNRLQNIDNALKWGFGWEEGPFETMDTLGVQTVIANLEAEGRTLPPLLQAMKESGRERFYEGDTTVTPTGEPTKYEAPYFIIADLKKDATKVVKKRAGASIVDLGDGVLLVEWHAKMNALGEDQLRAVQDAHKLVGEMGYAGLVLGNQGENFSAGANLPLILSQAQAEEWDELDDAIKQFQQVSTSMRFSPHPTVAAPFGMALGGGCEFSIHADHIVASAETYMGLVEVGVGLIPGGGGTKEMLLRFTDQLQPNQPLLPAVQRAFELIATAKVSTSALDARKLGFLRDHDTVVMNRNHIIEEAKRMVLALAPGYIQPTPRQDIPVMGDAAIAAVKLALYGMTEGGYASKYDAEVGTQLARVLSGGTGNNRNAKVSEGHLLDLEREAFLTLLGKKGTQQRIEHMLKTGKPLRN; encoded by the coding sequence ATGCAGACTCAGCCCTACCGTATTCAGAAGGCCGCCGTGATCGGCGCGGGCGTGATGGGCGCCGCCATCGCCGCGCAGCTCGCCAACGCCGGGATTCCCGTCACGCTGCTCGACATCGTGCTGCCGGACAACCCCGACCGCAACTTCCTCGCCAAGCAGGGCATCCAGCGGGCGCTCAAGGCCCGCCCCGCCGCCTTCATGGACCCGGCCCGCGCCGCCCTCATCACGCCGGGCAACCTCGAAGACGACCTGAAGAAGCTCAAGGACGCCGACTGGATTCTGGAAGCGATCATCGAGAAACTGGACGCCAAGCGCGACCTGTGGGCGCGGGTGGAGGGCGTCGCCAAGAAGACGGCGATCATCTCGTCGAACTCTTCCGGTATCCCCATGCACCTCCAGATCGAGGGCCGCTCGGAGGACTTCCAGCGCCGCTTCGTGGGCGCCCACTTCTTCAACCCGCCGCGCTACCTGCACCTCCTCGAAGTCATCCCCACGCCCAAGACCGACCCCGCCGTGCTGGAGGCCTTTTCCGAGTTCGGCGAGAACGTGCTGGGCAAGGGCATCGTGGTCGCCAACGACGTGCCGGGCTTCGTCGCCAACCGCATCGGCGTCTACGGCATCATCCGCGCGATGCAGCACATGGAGCGCACCGGCCTGACCCCTGACGAGGTGGATCAGCTCACCGGCCCCGCGCTGGGCCGCGCCAAGAGTGCGACCTTCCGCACCGCCGACCTGAGCGGCCTCGACATCATTTACCACGTCGCCAACGACCTCGGGAAGGCCACGCCGGACGACGAGGACTTCACCCTCACGGACACCTTCAGGCGGATCGTCGAGGAGAAGAAGTTCCTGGGCGACAAGACCGGCAGCGGCTTCTACAAGAAGACCAAGGACGAGAAGGGCAAGACCAAGATTCTGAGCCTGAACCTCGACACGCTGGAGTACGAGGACCGGGGCAAGGTCAAGGTGCCCGCCGTGGAAGCGGTCAAGAGCCAGCCCCTTGCCGCCCGCGTGAAGGCGCTGTACGGCGCCGAGGGCAAGGAGGGCGACTTCCTGCGCGGCGTGATGAACGACGGCTTCTGGTACGCGGCGAAGATGGCCGGGCACGTCTCGAACCGCCTTCAAAACATCGACAACGCGCTGAAGTGGGGCTTCGGCTGGGAGGAAGGCCCCTTCGAGACGATGGACACCCTGGGCGTCCAGACTGTGATCGCCAACCTGGAGGCCGAGGGCCGCACCCTCCCGCCCCTGTTACAGGCGATGAAGGAATCAGGCCGCGAGCGCTTCTACGAGGGCGACACGACCGTCACGCCGACGGGCGAGCCGACGAAGTACGAGGCGCCGTATTTCATCATCGCGGACCTGAAAAAGGACGCCACGAAGGTCGTCAAGAAGCGGGCGGGCGCGAGCATCGTGGACCTGGGCGACGGGGTGCTGCTCGTTGAGTGGCACGCCAAGATGAACGCGCTCGGGGAAGACCAGCTCCGCGCCGTGCAGGACGCGCACAAGCTGGTGGGGGAGATGGGTTACGCGGGCCTCGTCCTCGGCAACCAGGGCGAGAACTTCTCGGCCGGGGCCAACCTCCCGCTGATCCTCTCGCAGGCGCAGGCGGAGGAGTGGGACGAGCTGGACGACGCGATCAAGCAGTTCCAGCAGGTCTCGACCTCCATGCGCTTCTCGCCTCACCCCACGGTCGCGGCCCCCTTCGGCATGGCGCTGGGCGGCGGGTGCGAGTTCTCCATCCACGCCGACCACATCGTCGCCAGCGCGGAGACGTACATGGGGCTGGTGGAGGTGGGCGTCGGCCTCATCCCCGGCGGCGGCGGCACCAAGGAAATGCTGCTGCGCTTCACCGACCAGCTTCAGCCCAATCAGCCTCTGCTGCCCGCCGTTCAACGTGCCTTCGAGCTGATCGCCACGGCGAAGGTGTCCACCAGCGCTCTCGACGCCCGCAAGCTCGGCTTCCTGCGCGACCACGACACGGTGGTCATGAACAGGAACCACATCATCGAGGAGGCCAAGCGGATGGTGCTGGCCCTCGCCCCCGGCTACATCCAGCCCACGCCGCGCCAGGACATTCCCGTGATGGGTGACGCCGCCATCGCCGCCGTCAAGCTGGCCCTTTACGGGATGACCGAGGGTGGGTACGCCTCCAAGTACGATGCCGAGGTGGGCACGCAACTCGCCCGCGTCCTCTCCGGCGGCACCGGCAACAACCGGAATGCGAAGGTCAGCGAGGGGCATCTCCTCGACCTGGAGCGCGAGGCGTTCCTGACCCTGCTGGGCAAGAAGGGCACCCAGCAGCGCATCGAGCACATGCTCAAGACCGGCAAGCCGCTGAGGAACTGA
- a CDS encoding sulfite exporter TauE/SafE family protein, with translation MTLAVIAVGLLAGVLGAILGLGGGVVVVPALEFVLPLFGRDITIAQAVAVSQIGVLAVGLSGAASYLQQGLVRARTGYLLSPFTILGGAVGSFLGLVLPARAVATVFAALLLYSAYNLLRGLKRVEVERPPSRLVPPAMTFAGIMSGLLGIGGGTVQVPVLNLLAGVPIRQAIATSTFIMGLTAVGNALVYHAGGLLDLRLAAGVALGVLIGARAGAGLQSRIPAAQLKLFFSVLLIFTAGQLLWKYWGQA, from the coding sequence TTGACCCTCGCCGTGATTGCCGTCGGTCTGCTCGCCGGAGTGCTGGGCGCGATCCTGGGCCTCGGTGGCGGCGTGGTCGTCGTGCCCGCGCTGGAGTTCGTGCTGCCACTGTTCGGGCGCGACATTACCATCGCGCAGGCGGTCGCCGTGTCGCAGATCGGGGTGCTCGCGGTGGGCCTGAGCGGGGCGGCGAGTTATCTGCAACAGGGGCTGGTGCGGGCGCGGACGGGCTACCTGCTCTCTCCCTTCACCATCCTGGGCGGGGCGGTCGGCTCCTTCCTGGGGCTGGTGCTGCCCGCCCGCGCGGTGGCGACGGTGTTCGCGGCCCTGCTGCTGTACTCGGCCTACAACCTGTTGCGCGGCCTCAAGCGGGTGGAGGTCGAGCGCCCCCCCAGCCGCCTGGTGCCCCCCGCGATGACCTTCGCGGGCATCATGAGCGGCCTGCTGGGCATCGGCGGCGGGACGGTGCAGGTGCCGGTGCTGAACCTCCTCGCAGGGGTGCCCATCCGGCAGGCCATCGCCACCTCGACCTTCATCATGGGCCTGACCGCCGTGGGGAACGCGCTGGTGTACCACGCGGGAGGGCTGCTGGACCTGCGGCTGGCCGCCGGGGTTGCCCTGGGCGTGCTAATCGGGGCGCGGGCGGGCGCGGGGCTGCAAAGCCGCATTCCGGCCGCGCAACTCAAGCTCTTTTTCAGCGTGCTCCTGATCTTCACGGCGGGGCAACTGCTGTGGAAATACTGGGGGCAGGCATGA
- a CDS encoding SDR family NAD(P)-dependent oxidoreductase, with protein sequence MLDLTGKVVLVTGGSRGIGAATVRTLAAAGADVLVHYGRGEDEARSLVAEVGEERATALGADLAQPEAGAVIFREALTWRGRVDVLVNNAGIAPTVTVDAPDDAWADTWAQTLQVNLVAVADLCREAILHFRTRGGGTIINVASRAAFRGDNPDAMHYAASKGGVIALTRSIARGYAREGILAYAVAPGWVRTDMAEGYLREHAADIARDIPMGDVVPPEEVAHTIAFLASGLARHMTGATLDLNGASYVR encoded by the coding sequence ATGCTCGACCTGACAGGCAAGGTGGTGCTGGTGACCGGCGGCTCGCGCGGCATCGGCGCGGCGACGGTACGCACGCTGGCGGCGGCGGGGGCCGACGTGCTCGTGCACTACGGACGCGGAGAGGACGAGGCCCGCTCGCTGGTGGCCGAGGTGGGGGAGGAGCGGGCCACCGCATTGGGCGCTGACCTGGCCCAGCCGGAGGCGGGAGCGGTCATCTTCCGGGAGGCGCTGACGTGGCGCGGGCGGGTGGACGTGCTGGTGAACAATGCGGGGATCGCTCCGACGGTGACGGTGGACGCCCCGGACGACGCCTGGGCGGACACCTGGGCGCAGACCCTCCAGGTCAATCTGGTCGCGGTGGCCGACCTGTGCCGGGAGGCGATCCTGCACTTCCGGACGCGGGGCGGCGGGACCATTATCAACGTGGCGAGCCGGGCGGCCTTCCGGGGCGACAATCCGGACGCGATGCACTATGCGGCCTCCAAGGGGGGCGTGATCGCCCTGACCCGTTCCATCGCGCGGGGGTACGCCCGAGAGGGCATCCTGGCCTACGCGGTCGCGCCGGGCTGGGTCCGCACCGACATGGCGGAGGGCTACCTGCGCGAGCACGCCGCCGATATTGCCCGCGACATCCCGATGGGCGACGTGGTCCCGCCCGAGGAGGTCGCGCATACCATCGCTTTTCTCGCCTCCGGGCTGGCCCGCCACATGACCGGGGCGACGCTGGACCTGAACGGAGCCTCCTACGTGCGGTGA
- a CDS encoding SRPBCC family protein, translating into MTRKDYEERPQSGRNSSPAERVLFGSIGAGLIALSLGQRGQVGTLLATGGALLVAGAAMGQGLGETVTGVRRTEDDQIKVEKAITVGMGADELYTFWRNFENLPRFMDHLESVKVQDGDGQRSHWVAKAPAGTSVEWDAEITADEPGRRIAWRSLEGATVPNEGAVEFRPAPGDRGTEIHVSLTYRPPGGTLGATVARLLGEDPNVQIEHDLRRLKRLLEVGHIPTTEGQSSGRKGALKAEARMYDNRRTS; encoded by the coding sequence ATGACCCGCAAGGACTACGAGGAACGGCCCCAGAGCGGCCGGAATTCCAGCCCCGCCGAGCGCGTGCTGTTCGGCAGCATCGGCGCGGGGCTGATCGCCCTGAGCCTGGGCCAACGCGGACAGGTGGGGACCCTGCTCGCCACCGGGGGCGCCCTCCTCGTCGCGGGCGCGGCGATGGGCCAGGGCCTCGGCGAGACGGTCACGGGCGTGCGCCGCACCGAAGACGACCAGATCAAGGTGGAAAAGGCGATCACGGTCGGGATGGGCGCCGACGAGCTGTACACCTTCTGGCGCAACTTTGAGAACCTGCCGCGCTTTATGGACCACCTGGAATCGGTAAAGGTGCAGGATGGGGACGGCCAGCGCTCGCACTGGGTCGCCAAGGCTCCGGCGGGCACGAGCGTCGAGTGGGACGCCGAGATCACCGCTGACGAGCCGGGACGCCGCATCGCGTGGCGTTCGCTGGAGGGGGCGACGGTGCCCAACGAGGGTGCAGTAGAGTTCCGCCCCGCGCCCGGTGACCGGGGCACCGAGATCCACGTCTCGCTGACCTACCGCCCGCCGGGGGGCACCCTGGGGGCGACGGTCGCCCGGCTGCTGGGCGAGGACCCCAACGTGCAGATTGAACATGACCTGCGGCGGCTCAAGCGGCTGCTGGAGGTTGGGCATATTCCCACCACCGAGGGCCAGTCCAGTGGCCGCAAGGGTGCGCTGAAGGCGGAGGCCAGGATGTACGACAACCGGAGGACCTCGTGA
- a CDS encoding zinc-dependent alcohol dehydrogenase has translation MKAVVWQGVNRVSVETVPDPQILQPTDAIVRVTKTAICGSDLHLLDGYVPSMVHGDIVGHEFMGEVVEVGSEVRKVKVGDRVIVPFPIACGKCWYCQKGLTSLCDNSNPNPGLAEKFWGYSPAGLYGYSHITGGYAGGQAQFARTVYADANLFKVPDGLTDEQVLFLTDIFPTGFMGAENCQIEPGDVVAVFGAGPVGLFGIASAFLLGAERVIAIDRFPERLEMARTYGAETINYEEENVFELLKEMTGGRGPDSVMDAVGLEAQAHGLLGVADAVKQTTRVLESDRPHALRAAIMACRKGGTVSVPGVYGGLADKIPLGAFMNKGLTMKTGQTHVHRYLDRLTGYIQRGEIDPTRIITHRLTLDEAPHAYHIFKHKHDGCIKCVLDPWADPKDHEPTPAPQPQG, from the coding sequence GTGAAGGCCGTCGTGTGGCAGGGTGTCAACCGCGTCAGCGTGGAGACGGTTCCTGATCCTCAGATTCTGCAGCCCACTGACGCCATCGTGCGGGTGACCAAGACCGCGATTTGCGGCTCGGACCTGCACCTCCTCGACGGCTACGTGCCCTCCATGGTCCACGGCGACATCGTGGGGCACGAGTTCATGGGCGAGGTCGTGGAGGTCGGCTCCGAGGTCCGCAAGGTCAAGGTGGGCGACCGGGTGATCGTGCCCTTCCCCATCGCCTGCGGCAAGTGCTGGTACTGCCAGAAGGGGCTGACCTCGCTGTGCGACAACTCCAACCCCAATCCGGGGCTGGCCGAGAAGTTCTGGGGCTACTCGCCCGCCGGACTCTACGGCTACTCGCACATTACCGGCGGATACGCGGGCGGGCAGGCGCAGTTCGCCCGCACGGTCTACGCCGACGCCAACCTGTTCAAGGTGCCTGACGGCCTGACCGACGAACAGGTGCTGTTCCTCACCGACATCTTCCCGACCGGCTTCATGGGTGCCGAGAACTGCCAGATCGAGCCGGGCGACGTGGTGGCCGTGTTCGGGGCGGGGCCAGTGGGCCTGTTCGGCATTGCCAGCGCCTTCCTGCTGGGCGCCGAGCGCGTGATCGCCATTGACCGCTTTCCCGAGCGGCTGGAGATGGCCCGGACCTACGGCGCGGAGACGATCAACTACGAGGAGGAGAACGTCTTTGAACTCCTCAAGGAGATGACCGGCGGACGCGGCCCAGACAGCGTGATGGACGCGGTGGGGCTCGAAGCGCAGGCGCACGGCCTGCTGGGCGTGGCCGACGCGGTCAAGCAGACCACCCGCGTGCTGGAGAGTGACCGCCCCCACGCGCTGCGGGCCGCGATCATGGCCTGCCGCAAGGGCGGAACCGTCAGCGTGCCCGGCGTGTACGGCGGCCTGGCGGACAAGATTCCGCTGGGGGCCTTCATGAACAAGGGCCTGACCATGAAGACCGGGCAGACCCACGTCCACCGCTACCTCGACCGGCTGACCGGCTACATCCAGCGCGGCGAGATCGATCCGACCCGGATCATCACCCACCGCCTGACGCTGGACGAGGCGCCGCACGCCTACCACATCTTCAAGCACAAGCACGACGGCTGCATCAAGTGCGTCCTCGACCCCTGGGCCGACCCCAAGGATCACGAGCCGACGCCCGCGCCCCAGCCACAGGGCTGA
- a CDS encoding DUF3293 domain-containing protein, producing MRAAFLGTGYGPAGEQGVLSPMPGRPPSWAYGPWAIVTAWNPAGKRASDLANAQAHAALLTLVQDGGFTPMLVINGKGEWAEAALLIHGARLWQAAEWGSAFGQAAVLWGDGARAALVWLDGRRVTGAERRWLVVGHG from the coding sequence TTGCGGGCCGCCTTCCTGGGGACAGGCTACGGCCCCGCCGGGGAACAGGGTGTCCTGTCGCCCATGCCCGGCCGCCCACCAAGCTGGGCTTACGGACCGTGGGCCATCGTCACCGCGTGGAATCCGGCTGGAAAGCGGGCGTCCGACCTGGCGAATGCGCAGGCCCACGCGGCCCTCCTTACCCTCGTGCAGGACGGCGGGTTCACCCCCATGCTTGTCATCAACGGCAAGGGCGAATGGGCCGAGGCCGCGCTGCTGATTCATGGGGCTCGGCTTTGGCAGGCGGCGGAGTGGGGCAGCGCGTTCGGGCAAGCCGCCGTGCTGTGGGGCGACGGTGCACGGGCGGCGCTGGTGTGGCTGGACGGCAGGCGGGTGACGGGAGCGGAACGGCGCTGGCTGGTGGTGGGGCACGGTTAA